The window GCCAACGCAGATCCACCGTCATCGTCCCCTTCGCCGTGCAGGGAACGCCCCCAGCTCGCCCGCTAAGTCAAGCATCGATCGGCGGGCCAGGCGGCGCGATGTCGCGATCGAGCCGACGCGTTCCTCAGCGGTCAATGTTGCGGCGAGGTAGGGGGTGATCTGACCTCGGGGGCGGGACCGGGTGACGCCGGCTACGCCGCGGCGGTCTTCGTCGCGCGGCCGTCGAGGGCGCGCGCGATGCGCATGACCGCTTCACGCAGGAGCGGACGCGGCAGGGCGAATACGAACCGCGTGTGGCCGATCGCGGCCTGCCCGCACGCGGCGCCGTCGGTCATGGCCACCCCGGCGTGCTCACGGAACCACTCGCCGAGGTCGCCCTCGAGCCGGTACGCACGGAAGTCGATCAGCGCGATGTAAGTGCCCTCGGGGAGCGTCATCCGCGCCTGCGGCACGTGCTCGGCCAGCAGTTCGGCGAGCAGCCGCCGATTGCCGTCGAGGTAATCCCGTACGTTCTCCAGCCAGGGCGCCCCCGCGGAGTAGGCGGCGGTGTTGGCGATCACGCCGAGCGTCGAGGTGCCGTGGCCGGCCCAGAAGCCGAACGTCTCCCACGTCGCGGCATCCGCGTCGTTGGAGAGGATCACCTGCGCGCACTTCAGCCCCGCGAGGTTCCACGCCTTCGACGCCGATGCGGCCGTGATCGTGTGCGATCCCGCGACGTCGGACACGGACGCATAGGGAATGTGCGTGGCGGGTCGGTAGACCAGCGGCGCGTGGATCTCGTCCGAGAACACCCGCCCGCCCTTGTCCGCGACGACCTCCGACAGCGCGACGAGCTCGTCCCTGCGGAACACCGTGCCGAGCGGGTTGTGCGGGTTGCACAGCACGACCATGCCGGCACCGTCGTCGAAGGCGCGGCCGATGGCGTCGAGGTCCATGGTCATGCGGCCATCGATCTCGATGCTCGGCACTTCGATCACCTCGCGCCCGTGCAGCTGCGGCACGAACAGGAACGGCATGTAGGCCGGCGTCGGCACGATGACGGCGCTGCCGGGGCTCGTGAACTTCTCGATCGCGAGCTCGAAGGCGGCGATGACGTCGGGAACGTGGCGCACGCGCTCGGCCGGCACCGCCCACCCGTATGCCTCGGCGTACCAGGCCGCCGTGGCCTCAGCCATGTCGGTCGCCGTCTGCGTGGGCAGATAGCCGGTCAGCCCGCGGTCGAGGGCACCCCGGAGCGCCTCGTTGATCGCCGGAGCCAGACCGAAGTCCATCTCCGCGACGAACGCGCCGATCGTGTCCGGGAACGTCGACCACTTCACGCTCCCCGCCGCTCGCAGGTCGGATTCGGAGAGGGCGTCGTAGTCGGGCTGTGGCACGGTGTTCCTCAGGTCGTGGGGAGCGTGACCGTGCCGGTACCGAGATGTTCGCGCGGCATGCGGTCGCGGTCGTAGGTGATGTCGGTGAATCCGTGGGGCTTGGGCTTGCCGTCATCGTCGAGGCTGACGAACACGATCTTCTCGATCGTGAGGATGCGCTCTCGGGTGATCATATTGCGCACCACGGCACGCATGGTCAGCGACGTCCTCCCGAAGTGCGTGGCGGTGAGGCCCATCTCGACCAGGTCGCCCTGCAGGGCGGATGCTTCGAAGTTGATCTCGGAGATGAACTTGGTGACGACGCGGTAGTTGCCCAGCTGCAGGATCGCGTAGATCGCCGCTTCCTCATCGATCCACCGCAGCAGGCTCCCGCCGAACAGGGTGCCGTTCGCGTTGAGGTCCTCGGGGCGGACCCACTTGCGGGTGTGGAAGTTCACGCCTTCGTCGGACCAGTACCAGGATGCTTCAGCCTTGCTCGTCATCCTTCAACGGTACGTGACGCAGTTGGGCGCCGGCCGGGGGCATTCTCAGGCCGGTAGGAAGTACTCCCGCGCCAGTGGCGCGATCTCGAGCTGGTCGGCATCCGCCCGCGTGACCCAGCGCAGTTCGGCGATCTCGGCAGCCACCTGCGGCTGCTGCGTGCCGATATCGGCGGCGAACACGTCGGCGATCACGACGAAGCCGGGCTCATTGGCAGCCGCGGCCTCGAACGCGCCGAGCGGCTGCAGATCATCGGCCGGAATGCGGATGCCGATCTCCTCGGCCAGTTCCCGGCTGAGCGTCTCGCTGGGCGTCTCGCCCGGCTCGGGTTTGCCGCCGGGCTGCATGAATGCCGTGGTCCCCGCCTTGCGCACCAGCAGCAGCCGGCCGTCGTCATCGACGATGACCGCCGCCGAGACATGGATGCTGCGGGCGGCCGCGCGTTCGGAGGGGGTGGGGGTCACGCTGGCACGGTAACAGGTTTCGCCCATGTGGCCGGACGTAGAATCACTTGTGCCCCCTGTGACTCCCACCACGTCCGACCTGCCGCCGAGCGGCATCGACCCGGAGGATCTCGCGGTCACGCTGAAGGTTCTTGCGGGCATGGACGAGGTCGACCAGACCCACCCCGATTACGTCGCCGTCCGCCAGGCGACCGCGGCGATGTTCAAGGCCGTGAAGAAGGTGCGCCGCCGGGAGATCCGTGACGCGATCGCCGACGCCGACCGTGCCGTGGTCGCGGCCACCGCCACGGGCGCGCCCGACCGGATCGACGACGAGACCCGCGGCATCCCGATCTCGACGGCTACGACCGCACCGACGGCGGGCACGCTGATCAAGGCGCGCGGCTGCTACATCTGCAAGCAGCCCTACACGGTCGTCGACGCGTTCTACCACCAGCTCTGCCCGTCGTGTGCGGCGATGAGCCACGCCAAGCGCGAAGCGCGCACCGACCTGACCGGTCGGCGCGCCCTGCTCACCGGCGGCCGCGCGAAGATCGGCATGTACATCGCGCTGCGCCTCCTGCGCGACGGCGCCCACACCACGATCACCACCCGGTTCCCGCGCGATGCGGTGCGCCGCTTCAGCAGCCTTCCGGATTCCGCGGACTGGATCCACCGCCTGAAGATCGTGGGCATCGACCTGCGCGACCCGGCTCAGGTGATCGGGCTCGCCGACGACGTCGCCGCGGCCGGGCCCTTGGACATCCTGATCAACAACGCCACGCAGACCGTGCGGCGCTCGCCGGGTGCGTATCAGCCCCTGGTGGATGCCGAGCTGGCACCGCTGCCGAACGGGCCGCTGCCGGAACTGGTCACCTTCGGGCACACCAACGACCGGCATCCGCAGGCCCTGGAGCGTTCGGTGAGCGCGCACCCGATCCTCGCCGCGGCAGCCACCCGCGCCGACGAGCTGACCGAGCAGGCGATGACGGCCGGCTCCAGTTCGCTCGAGCGGCTCGCCGCCGGCACCGCGATCGATGCCGGGGGGCTGCTGCCCGACCTCGAGCACGTCAACTCCTGGACCCAGCGCGTCGACGAGGTCGACCCGCTCGAGATGCTCGAGGTGCAGTTGGCGAACACGACGGCGCCGTTCCTGCTGGTGTCCAAGCTGCGTCCGTCGCTTGCGGCCAGCACCGCGCGGCGCACCTACATCGTGAACGTCAGCGCAATGGAGGGTGTCTTCGGTCGCGGTTACAAGGGACCCGGTCACCCGCACACCAACATGGCCAAGGCGGCCGTCAACATGCTCACGCGCACGAGCGCGCGCGAAATGCTCGAGACCGACGGCATCCTGATGACCAGCGTCGACACCGGCTGGATCACCGACGAGCGCCCGCACCCCACCAAGGTGCGCCTGGCCGAAGAGGGATTCCACGCACCGCTCGACCTCGTCGACGGCGCCGCCCGCGTCTACGACCCGATCGTGCGCGGCGAAGCCGGCGAAGACGTGTTCGGGGTGTTCCTCAAGGACTACGCGCCCGGCTCATGGTGAACCTGCCCGCGCCCGGCCACCGCGTCGTGGTGCGGTACCTGCTGCCCACCGGCCAGGCGACCGATGCGCTGGGCGAGCTGCTGAGTGCGGATGCCACGACGGTGGTCGTCGACGGCAAGCGCGGCGTCGAGCGCATCGCGGTGGCCGACATCGTCGCCGCGAAGGAAGTGCCCCCGCCTCCCGCGCCGCGCGTGCGACGCCCGGACTGACGCCCTCGGTGCGTTCAAGTGGCAGTTCGTGTCGCTCGCGCGGGTGTGAAGCGACAACAACTGCCACCCGAAGGCGGGCGGGCCAGGGTCACACGACGTCGGGATTGAGCACATACGGGAAGCCCGCAGCGTGAGCACGCGCTGCACGATCCGGCCTCGACCAGCACCGGATCGATGACCACGAAGGCCTTCGTGAAGCCTCGACGTTTCGAGGTCTTCGGGGATGACCGCGATCGCGCCTGCACCGAAATGCGCCAGTCCGGCGCGATCGACCCGCGTCCATAGCCGGGCTCAGTCCGTGGCGGCATCCGGGTCGGCGAGGTGTCCGCGGGGGAGGTCTCGACGGGCGAGCAGGAAGCCGACGACGCCGAGCGCCGCAGCAACGAGCATCGCGACGGCGGATGCCGCCATGTTCACCGTCGGCGCGGTTTCACCACCGAGAAGGCCGCCGAACCACGGACCCACGGCGATGCCGACGTTGAAGAACACCACGATCCCCGCTCCCGCGAGGGTGCGGGTGTTGTCCGTCGCGACCCGCATCAGCGTCGTCTGCAGCAGCGGGAAGATCGCACCCAGTGCGAAGCCCCAGATCACGAGGCCGGCCACGACCGCCCAGAGCGTTCCCGGGGCGATCGCCAGGGTGGCGAACGCGACGGCGAACAACATCAGGGTCATCGCGAACGAACTGCGTGGAAAGCGGTCTGCGAGGAACCCGGCGATGATGACGCCCACCATGCCGGCCGCGCCGTAGACGAACAGCAGCCCGGCCGCCCACTGCGCGTCGATCGAGGCGGAGGTCTCGAGATAGGGGCGGATGTAGGTGAAGGACGCGAACTGTGCCGCCGCGATGAGGATCGCCGCGACGCCGAAGGTGGCCAGGGCGGGAAGTGACGGGTCGCCCCACAGCCGGTTGCCCTTGCCGCGTGGTGGTGTCGCCGGCTGGTAGCGGGGCATGCCACGCACGACGACGACGCCGAGCAGCAGTGCGACCAAACCCAGCACGACGAACGTCGCGCGCCAGCCCAGCGCCTGGGCGAGCAGGGTGGCGGCCGGCAGGCCCACGACCGTCGCGGCCGTGCCGCCGGCCGCGACGATCGCCAGGCCCCGGCCCAGATGCGGCGGTGCCAGCAGGGCGCTGGCGTAGACGATCACGACGGCCCAGAAGAGTCCGTGGGAGAGGGCGGCGGCGATGCGGGTGGCGAGGGCGAACTCGTAGCCGGGCGAGAGCGCGGTCGCGAGGTTCGCCAGCGCGAACGTCGCGAGCGAGATGCCCACGACAAGCCGCCTGTCCAAGCGCGCGGTGGCACGCGCGAGGGGGATGCTCGTCACGATGACGGTCAGGGCCCATACCGAGATGAGCAGCCCGATCTGCACCGGCGGCACGCCCAGATCCGCCGACATCTCGGGCATGAGGCCCGCCGGAAGGGACTCCGCCGTGACCGTGACAAGGACGGCGAGGCTGAGGATCAGGAGGGGGCGCAGCGGCAGGTGCCCCGTCTGTCCAGGCGTCCGCACGGGGGCCGTTGAGGTGGTCATGCGTCGAGGCTAGAGTCTGACACCAATGTCAATGTCAAGAGCAACGGAGCAGACGGACACATGAAGATCGGCGAACTGTCGGAACGAACCGGCATCCCCACTCGAATGCTGCGCTATTACGAGCAGCAGGGTCTCATCAGCTCGCGGCGCGCGTCGAACGGGTACCGCGCGTATGACGCGTCGGATGTCGAGCTCGCATCGCGGGTGCGCGCCCTCGTGCAATCGGGGCTGTCGACCCGGATGGCGCGGATCGTGCTCGACATCGAGCGGCAAAGTGAGCAGGGCGTGCCGGCATCCTGCTCGATCGCGCTCGCCGAGGAACTGGCGGAGGAACTCACCGCCATCGAGGAGCGTCTCTCGTGCCTCAAACGCAGTCGTGACTCGGTCGCGCGGTATCTGGACCAGGTGCGACCTGCACAGGTGCGCGAGGTGTCCTAGCCGTTCTCCTTTTTCCTTGTGGCGGGGTGTCGAGTCTGCGGCGTGCCGTTCGACGTCTCAGTGCGGGCGCACCGCGCGCCGGGAGGAGGGACTGCCATGAACGACCATCGCGCCCCGACCATCGAGGATGTCGCCGCCGCGGCCGGCGTATCGAGGTCGACCGTGTCGCGGGTGATCAACGATGACGAAAAGGTGAGTGCGCGCACGCGCACTGCTGTGAATCAGGCGGTCAGTGACCTCGCTTATGCACCGAATCCGGCCGCGCGGTCGCTGGCCCGTGCCCGGGCCGGGCGCACCCGGGATGCCACCGCGTCTTGAGGGTCTCCTCCCCAGGAGATAGTTTCGCGAGTTTCCCACAATGCGGGTGGGACCTGGGTTTTAGGCCTCTCAATGTCGGAGGGGGTCGGCAGGATTGGGGGTATGAACACCTCCCCGGCCACCACCCCGACCGACGTGATGTCGGCAATCGCGGTGGTCGCGGAGATGGTGGAGACCGACCGGCAGCTCGCCGCGATCCAGGCCCGCCAACTCGCACTGCTGGGCCGCGCGGGAGACATCGCGGCGGCGGAAACTGCCCGCATCCCGCTCTCGTCGCAGCGGGAACGGGAACTGCCGCTGCGGTCGATCGCGGCGGAGCTTGCCGCGGCGACGCGCCGGTCGGATCGGGGCATGCAGAACCGCATCCACCAGGCGACCGTGATGCGTGACCGGTTCCCCGCCACCGTCACCGCACTGGCGGAGGGCCGCATCGACATCGGGCACCTGCGGGTGATCGAAGAAGCCGGTGCCCGGCTCACCGACCCCGACGCGCGGGCGATGTTCGAACAGGCCGCCCTCGCGGTCGCGGAGAAGGAGACCGCGGGCCGGGCGCGACCGGCGATCCTCGCGCTCGCGCAACGCATCGACCCTGTTCCGTTCGTGCAGCGGTATGCGACGGCGGCGGAAGCCCGCCGGGTCTGGGTGCACGACCTGGCGGACGGCATGGCCGAGTTGGGTGCTCTGCTCCCCGCGCACCTCGTTCACGGGATCATGGACCGGATCACCCAGTGCGCCCGCATGCTGCTGGAACAGGACGCCGAGGCCGACGGGGCGGACCACGTGGACGCCGCGCAACCCGACGACCGCACGATGGATCAGCGCCGCGCCGATGTGCTCAGTGACCTGCTGCTCACCGGGCACGCCACTGCGGCAGCCTCCGATGCCACGGTGTGTGAGACGGATGCGATCGTCGCGCACATCCAGGTGACGGTGCCCGCTGCGACCCTGACCGGTGCGGATGTGCCCGCCACCTTCGTGGGGCACGGCCCGATGGACCCGGACACCGCCCGCGACTATGCCTCCCACGCCACCGCCTGGGACCGGATGTTCACCGACCTCCGCACCGGCGCGATCGACAGCACCGACACCTACCGGCCCTCCAGGGCGCAACGCCGGTTCCTACGGGGCCGGGACGAGCACTGCCGGTTCCCCGGCTGCCGCGCCGCGGTGTGGCACTGCGACATCGACCACACCGTCGACTACGCCCACGGCGGCCCCACCCGGGTGTGCAACCTCGCCCACCTGTGCAAACGGCACCACATGCTCAAACACAACACCGCCTGGACCGTGGAACAACACCCCGGCGGGATTTTGGTGTGGACCAGCCCGACCGGACGGGTCTACCCCGACATCCCGCAGCGCACGCTCGAATTCATCGCCGCGGCCAGCAGCGGCGCACCCCCACCGTTCTAGGTGCGGGGCACCCGCCCGCCCACACGGGCGGGGTCAGGCGAGTGAGAGGAACAGCCGCTCCAACTCGGCGACGCTCACGCCGCCGGCATCGGCCCCTTCCGTAGCGTCGTCGTCAGTCGTGACGCACTTGCGCATCGCAGTGCTGATCACCGAGAACCCGGCGCGATCGATTGCCTTGCCGACCGCGGCGAGTTGGATCACCACCTCACGGCAGTCTGCGCCCGACTCCATGGCATCGATCACCCCGGTCAGCTGACCGCGGGCTC is drawn from Microbacterium sp. zg-B96 and contains these coding sequences:
- a CDS encoding aminotransferase class I/II-fold pyridoxal phosphate-dependent enzyme, whose translation is MPQPDYDALSESDLRAAGSVKWSTFPDTIGAFVAEMDFGLAPAINEALRGALDRGLTGYLPTQTATDMAEATAAWYAEAYGWAVPAERVRHVPDVIAAFELAIEKFTSPGSAVIVPTPAYMPFLFVPQLHGREVIEVPSIEIDGRMTMDLDAIGRAFDDGAGMVVLCNPHNPLGTVFRRDELVALSEVVADKGGRVFSDEIHAPLVYRPATHIPYASVSDVAGSHTITAASASKAWNLAGLKCAQVILSNDADAATWETFGFWAGHGTSTLGVIANTAAYSAGAPWLENVRDYLDGNRRLLAELLAEHVPQARMTLPEGTYIALIDFRAYRLEGDLGEWFREHAGVAMTDGAACGQAAIGHTRFVFALPRPLLREAVMRIARALDGRATKTAAA
- a CDS encoding hotdog domain-containing protein: MTSKAEASWYWSDEGVNFHTRKWVRPEDLNANGTLFGGSLLRWIDEEAAIYAILQLGNYRVVTKFISEINFEASALQGDLVEMGLTATHFGRTSLTMRAVVRNMITRERILTIEKIVFVSLDDDGKPKPHGFTDITYDRDRMPREHLGTGTVTLPTT
- a CDS encoding NUDIX domain-containing protein, producing MTPTPSERAAARSIHVSAAVIVDDDGRLLLVRKAGTTAFMQPGGKPEPGETPSETLSRELAEEIGIRIPADDLQPLGAFEAAAANEPGFVVIADVFAADIGTQQPQVAAEIAELRWVTRADADQLEIAPLAREYFLPA
- a CDS encoding SDR family NAD(P)-dependent oxidoreductase, which gives rise to MWPDVESLVPPVTPTTSDLPPSGIDPEDLAVTLKVLAGMDEVDQTHPDYVAVRQATAAMFKAVKKVRRREIRDAIADADRAVVAATATGAPDRIDDETRGIPISTATTAPTAGTLIKARGCYICKQPYTVVDAFYHQLCPSCAAMSHAKREARTDLTGRRALLTGGRAKIGMYIALRLLRDGAHTTITTRFPRDAVRRFSSLPDSADWIHRLKIVGIDLRDPAQVIGLADDVAAAGPLDILINNATQTVRRSPGAYQPLVDAELAPLPNGPLPELVTFGHTNDRHPQALERSVSAHPILAAAATRADELTEQAMTAGSSSLERLAAGTAIDAGGLLPDLEHVNSWTQRVDEVDPLEMLEVQLANTTAPFLLVSKLRPSLAASTARRTYIVNVSAMEGVFGRGYKGPGHPHTNMAKAAVNMLTRTSAREMLETDGILMTSVDTGWITDERPHPTKVRLAEEGFHAPLDLVDGAARVYDPIVRGEAGEDVFGVFLKDYAPGSW
- a CDS encoding MFS transporter, coding for MTTSTAPVRTPGQTGHLPLRPLLILSLAVLVTVTAESLPAGLMPEMSADLGVPPVQIGLLISVWALTVIVTSIPLARATARLDRRLVVGISLATFALANLATALSPGYEFALATRIAAALSHGLFWAVVIVYASALLAPPHLGRGLAIVAAGGTAATVVGLPAATLLAQALGWRATFVVLGLVALLLGVVVVRGMPRYQPATPPRGKGNRLWGDPSLPALATFGVAAILIAAAQFASFTYIRPYLETSASIDAQWAAGLLFVYGAAGMVGVIIAGFLADRFPRSSFAMTLMLFAVAFATLAIAPGTLWAVVAGLVIWGFALGAIFPLLQTTLMRVATDNTRTLAGAGIVVFFNVGIAVGPWFGGLLGGETAPTVNMAASAVAMLVAAALGVVGFLLARRDLPRGHLADPDAATD
- a CDS encoding MerR family transcriptional regulator, with the translated sequence MKIGELSERTGIPTRMLRYYEQQGLISSRRASNGYRAYDASDVELASRVRALVQSGLSTRMARIVLDIERQSEQGVPASCSIALAEELAEELTAIEERLSCLKRSRDSVARYLDQVRPAQVREVS
- a CDS encoding LacI family DNA-binding transcriptional regulator: MPFDVSVRAHRAPGGGTAMNDHRAPTIEDVAAAAGVSRSTVSRVINDDEKVSARTRTAVNQAVSDLAYAPNPAARSLARARAGRTRDATAS
- a CDS encoding HNH endonuclease signature motif containing protein; its protein translation is MNTSPATTPTDVMSAIAVVAEMVETDRQLAAIQARQLALLGRAGDIAAAETARIPLSSQRERELPLRSIAAELAAATRRSDRGMQNRIHQATVMRDRFPATVTALAEGRIDIGHLRVIEEAGARLTDPDARAMFEQAALAVAEKETAGRARPAILALAQRIDPVPFVQRYATAAEARRVWVHDLADGMAELGALLPAHLVHGIMDRITQCARMLLEQDAEADGADHVDAAQPDDRTMDQRRADVLSDLLLTGHATAAASDATVCETDAIVAHIQVTVPAATLTGADVPATFVGHGPMDPDTARDYASHATAWDRMFTDLRTGAIDSTDTYRPSRAQRRFLRGRDEHCRFPGCRAAVWHCDIDHTVDYAHGGPTRVCNLAHLCKRHHMLKHNTAWTVEQHPGGILVWTSPTGRVYPDIPQRTLEFIAAASSGAPPPF
- a CDS encoding metal-sensitive transcriptional regulator, yielding MTDTTPDEAAEIRRAVNRLKRARGQLTGVIDAMESGADCREVVIQLAAVGKAIDRAGFSVISTAMRKCVTTDDDATEGADAGGVSVAELERLFLSLA